The Alphaproteobacteria bacterium nucleotide sequence GCCGGCCACCATGACGCGGCTGCCGCTGGAGGGCTATCGCGAAAGCTGCGACTCGAAGACCACGCTCGGCGGCGGCACGGGACTGGTCGAGAAACCGCTGGAGCTCGACATACCGATCTACATTGCCTCGATGTCCTTTGGCGCGCTCTCGGCCAACGCCAAGGCCGCCTTGGGCTACGGCGCCTCGAAGGTGGGCACGCTGACCTGCACCGGCGAGGGCGGCATGCTGGAAGACGAACGCCGGGCCTCGAAAATCCTGGTCTACCAGATGACGCCGTCGCGCTACATGCTCGACCTCGAGCATCTGCGCCGGGCCGACGCCATCGAGTTGGTCGTGGGCCAAGGCGCCAAACCCGGTACCGGCGGCCTGTTGCTGGGCATGAAGGTGTCGGAACGGGTGGCCGACATGCGCTCGCTGCCCCAAGGCGTCGATCAACGCTCGACCGTGCGCCATCCCGATTTCCTCGGCGCCGACGACATGCAGATCAAGATTGAGGAATTGCGCGAGGCCACCGATTACCAGGTGCCGATCTTCCTCAAGATGGGGGCCACCCGGCCGCGCTACGACGTGGCCATCGCCGCCAAGGCCGGCGTCGACGTCATCGTCGTCGACGGCGCCGAGGGTGGAACCGGCGCCTCGCCCGAGCTGCTCATCAATCACACCGGCATTCCCACGATTTCGGCCATCCGGGCATCGCGGGAGGCGCTGGACGACTGCGGCATGTCGGGCAAGGTGTCGCTGGTCGCGGCCGGCGGCATCCGTTCCGGCACCGACGCCGCCAAGTGTCTGGCGCTGGGAGCCGATGCCGTCATGATCGGCACCGGTTCGATGATCGCGCTGGGCTGCAATTCGCCGCGCTACTTCGACGACTACGCCGCCCTTGGCACCTCGCCGGGCAAATGCCATCACTGCCACACCGGGCTCTGCCCGGTGGGCGTGGCGACGCAAGAGCCCGAGTTGGAAGCCCGTGTCGACGTGCCGGCGGCTTCCGAGCGGGTGGCGCGCTACCTCACCGCCATGACCATGGAAATCACCCTGCTGGCCAAGGCCTGCGGCAAATCCTCCGTGCACAACCTGGAGGTCGAAGACCTGAGGGCACTGTCGATGGAGGCCTCGGCTTTCACCGGTGTCAAGATGGCGGGAATCGATAAGGTATATTCTTGGTCATAGCGGGGTGGGTTAAGAACGCTGTCAAAAGGCGAGGTCAATCGCCGACATGATTCCAGGGGAGGATCGACATGAGCGCAAATAGTGCCGAACTGCCGGCGGGCATACACACCATCGTATTGGGTGCCGGAGATACCAACGGCATCATGCGGGGCAAGCGAATTCCGGCCAGTCACTGGCCGACGGCCTGCGAGAAGGGGGTGGCGCTCTCTATCGCCACGCTGGCCATCGACATGACCTGCGATGTCTGGGACACGCCCTACGCCAATTTCGACAACGGCTACCCCGACATGCACCTGTTTCCGGCAGGCCCGGTCCATGCCATGCCCTGGGAGGAGGGCGTGGGGTTC carries:
- a CDS encoding FMN-binding glutamate synthase family protein gives rise to the protein MADDLTSGYEYPFEMPTEEAVAMTDGGVAERPAGVPASYDRGESVSWTPESISEIHALSRLGRYQIRGFNSFNHRLPTFDDLTFVPATMTRLPLEGYRESCDSKTTLGGGTGLVEKPLELDIPIYIASMSFGALSANAKAALGYGASKVGTLTCTGEGGMLEDERRASKILVYQMTPSRYMLDLEHLRRADAIELVVGQGAKPGTGGLLLGMKVSERVADMRSLPQGVDQRSTVRHPDFLGADDMQIKIEELREATDYQVPIFLKMGATRPRYDVAIAAKAGVDVIVVDGAEGGTGASPELLINHTGIPTISAIRASREALDDCGMSGKVSLVAAGGIRSGTDAAKCLALGADAVMIGTGSMIALGCNSPRYFDDYAALGTSPGKCHHCHTGLCPVGVATQEPELEARVDVPAASERVARYLTAMTMEITLLAKACGKSSVHNLEVEDLRALSMEASAFTGVKMAGIDKVYSWS